One region of Syngnathus scovelli strain Florida chromosome 15, RoL_Ssco_1.2, whole genome shotgun sequence genomic DNA includes:
- the bicdl2l gene encoding bicaudal-D-related protein 2-like yields MNYSRQQPPAYRDPDFSADFSELNWRLRPNPRMSATEQLYCSLSRLPSKSNRRGPDKPLRRTASFSETEDDGPSVRDSADHSRVPDSAGHSRVPDASGSDGAPDQERSDSPTLEGGDTPFQRSYGTLPDLINSGRPLSRRRTVGHVNDTLKEVRREVELSRRRSMKLKAQVDKLQESRHGPKWSQDQERVTEEVLSILRLMQLMAEDSGSRLPEPLPSGENRLDAALAQLQDIARKMAVSGIAKKDAKSTGGSSSPDSALLQQALRDRDDAIEKKKAMEEELLRSKSEMMLLNNQLLEAAQKRLELSLELEAWKDDVQLLLHQQLLLQQQVDQNQKKPSRMGILRRNKPPVQRPANFPVAPAPASPASPSSPTQNPTQNFFSRPQLSPTSPSQATSGWRKWNKTNGGRPSVEAPQRKEDDGFQVVSLD; encoded by the exons ATGAACTACTCAAGGCAGCAGCCCCCCGCCTATCGGGACCCGGACTTCTCTGCAGACTTTTCGGAACTGAACTGGCGTCTTCGTCCCAATCCGCGCATGAGCGCCACCGAACAGCTGTACTGCTCCCTCAGCAGGTTACCGTCCAAATCGAACCGGCGAGGTCCCGACAAGCCACTACGCCGAACTGCTTCGTTCTCGGAGACGGAGGATGACGGCCCAAGCGTTCGGGACTCTGCCGACCACTCGCGGGTTCCGGATTCTGCCGGCCACTCACGCGTCCCTGACGCGTCCGGTTCCGACGGAGCCCCAGATCAGGAGCGCTCCGATTCCCCGACATTGGAGGGGGGCGACACCCCCTTCCAGAGGAGCTACGGGACCCTGCCCGATCTTATTAACAGCGGCAGGCCGCTCAGCAGGCGCAGGACCGTCGGGCATGTCAATGACACG CTGAAAGAGGTGCGTCGGGAGGTGGAGCTGTCGCGAAGGCGCAGCATGAAGCTCAAGGCCCAAGTAGACAAACTGCAGGAGAGCCGACACGGACCCAAATGGAGTCAAGACCAAGAGCGG GTGACAGAGGAGGTGCTGTCCATCTTGCGGCTGATGCAGCTGATGGCGGAGGACTCGGGGTCCCGCCTCCCTGAGCCGCTTCCTTCCGGTGAAAACCGCCTGGACGCCGCCCTGGCCCAGCTGCAGGACATTGCCCGCAAAATGGCCGTCAGCGGCATCGCTAAAAAG GATGCCAAGTCGACGGGAGGAAGCAGCTCGCCGGACAGCGCCCTGCTGCAACAGGCGCTGAGGGATCGAGACGACGCTATTGAGAA GAAGAAAGCCATGGAGGAGGAGCTTCTGCGCAGTAAATCGGAGATGATGCTGCTCAACAACCAGCTACTGGAGGCCGCGCAGAAACGCTTGGAGCTCTCGTTGGAGCTGGAGGCCTGGAAG GACGATGTCCAGCTGCTACTGCATCAGCAACTGCTGCTACAGCAGCAGGTGGATCAGAACCAGAAGAAGCCCTCACGTATGGGCATCCTGAGGAGGAACAAGCCGCCCGTGCAGCGGCCTGCCAACTTCCCAGTGGCGCCCGCACCCGCCTCACCCGCCTCGCCCAGCTCACCCACGCAGAACCCCACCCAGAACTTCTTCAGCCGCCCTCAGCTGTcgcccacctcgcccagccagGCCACCTCCGGTTGGAGGAAGTGGAATAAAACCAACGGGGGGCGACCCTCAGTGGAGGCACCCCAGCGCAAGGAAGACGACGGCTTCCAGGTGGTCTCTCTTGACTGA
- the abhd11 gene encoding sn-1-specific diacylglycerol lipase ABHD11, whose translation MNALCRLVHRMQRTLLLPSCNGLWTPSGRKNASSASTSPLNLTYDVFDGKGDSAAPLVFLHGLFGSKSNFQSIAKSLVQRTGRKVLTVDSRNHGNSPHDPQLTYEAMSGDLSHLLAQLHIDKCILIGHSMGGKTAMTFALTKPTLVERLVVVDISPAPSIAGNDLHKYIDAMRDVNVSGELPRSTARRMAEDQLRRTVKERSVRQFLLSNLVESNGRYAWRLNLDAISAHLHDIMDFPTFSSAYNGPTLFLGGASSAYISSDDYPEIQRLFPSADIQYIPDAGHWIHADKPLDFISSVVSFLRS comes from the exons ATGAACGCCCTGTGTCGCCTGGTCCATCGGATGCAACGAACTCTTCTGCTTCCGAGCTGTAACGGACTCTGGACGCCGTCCGGACGGAAGAATGCCAGCTCGGCCAGTACCAG CCCTCTCAACCTGACGTACGACGTGTTTGACGGGAAGGGAGACAGCGCCGCGCCGCTGGTCTTCCTGCACGGATTGTTTGGGAGCAAATCCAACTTTCAATCCATCGCCAAGTCGCTGGTGCAGCGGACGGGTCGAAAG GTGCTGACCGTTGACTCccgtaaccatggcaacagtcCCCATGATCCCCAGCTGACCTACGAGGCTATGAGCGGCGACCTGTCGCACCTTCTGGCTCAGCTGCACATCGACAAGTGCATCCTGATCGGACACAGTATGGGCGGGAAGACAGCCATGACCTTCGCCCTCACGAAG ccgacactggtggagcggctggtggtGGTGGACATCAGCCCTGCCCCGAGCATCGCCGGAAACGACCTTCACAAGTACATTGACGCCATGCGGGACGTGAACGTCTCTGGCGAGCTGCCGCGCTCCACCGCCAGACGCATGGCCGAGGACCAGCTGCGACGCACAGTCAAG GAGCGCTCGGTGCGTCAGTTCCTGCTCAGCAACCTGGTGGAGTCCAACGGCCGCTACGCCTGGCGGCTTAACCTGGACGCCATCTCAGCTCACCTCCATGACATCATGGACTTCCCCACCTTTAGCTCCGCCTACAACGGCCCCACCCTCTTCCTGGGCGGAGCCTCTTCTGCCTACATCAG CTCCGACGACTACCCGGAAATCCAGAGGCTGTTCCCGTCCGCCGACATCCAGTACATCCCTGACGCTGGCCACTGGATCCACGCTGACAAACCTTTGGACTTCATCAGCTCCGTCGTTTCCTTCCTGCGGTCGTAG
- the pigw gene encoding phosphatidylinositol-glycan biosynthesis class W protein isoform X1 — protein MVMSQKDLKEAFVSNLNGTNLQEVVVGSLVTPLCILQRGIILILYHQAKGTLPLPFPQVSHLLLDFSVVVLPLVLSCTILSDHLRQVVLSFAFLLLCVLFYLYRSNRQTSLNMFLNRTVHFKQVPFVTIFRVMVNVQTAISILAVDFRVFPRRYAKTETYGTGVMDFGVGTFIFANGLVCPEARGKNVYGSKMKHIGKQLLSTWPLIVLGVARLIAVKMSDYHEHVTEYGVHWNFFFTVALVKVVTSMLLVVIPARHSWFLSLVISVVYQFALETTGLKTFILHNNDRGKDFLHANKEGIFSIAGYVAIYMAGIQVGCYVMQPRLHVRDWLKAVLNLLMGTLTLFAALCICQTLVEPVSRRLANLTFCLWSVAQSLLFVSCLGLVDLIVLFVKITSGCQFVPSSWDSYSGTHKKKDEMEGLCLVQAISRNQLLFFLLSNVLTGVTNALINTLNCSDLFSVYVLLSYMLTNCAVVYVLHLGRITIKFW, from the exons ATG GTCATGTCTCAGAAGGATCTGAAAGAAGCATTTGTCAGTAATCTTAATGGGACCAATTTACAGGAAGTGGTTGTGGGCTCATTAGTCACACCACTATGCATCCTCCAGCGAGGGATCATTCTGATCCTCTACCATCAAGCTAAGGGGACTCTACCTCTGCCATTTCCACAGGTTTCTCACCTACTTCTCGATTTCTCCGTAGTGGTCCTCCCCCTCGTCCTGTCATGCACCATCCTGAGCGACCATCTTCGTCAAGTCGTCTTGAGTTTTGCCTTTCTTTTGTTATGTGTGCTTTTTTACCTCTACCGCAGTAATCGGCAAACGTCTCTCAACATGTTCCTCAATCGGACTGTTCATTTTAAACAGGTTCCCTTTGTGACCATCTTTCGAGTGATGGTGAATGTGCAAACAGCTATTAGTATTTTAGCTGTTGATTTTCGAGTCTTCCCAAGGCGGTATGCGAAGACAGAAACTTATGGAACAGGTGTTATGGATTTTGGTGTTGGAACATTCATCTTTGCTAATGGTCTGGTGTGTCCAGAAGCACGTGGTAAAAATGTTTatggatccaagatgaaacatattGGAAAGCAGCTCCTCTCCACGTGGCCTCTGATTGTTCTCGGTGTAGCACGACTTATCGCTGTCAAAATGAGCGACTACCATGAACATGTGACTGAATATGGTGTCCACTGGAATTTTTTCTTCACGGTGGCCCTTGTCAAGGTTGTGACATCCATGCTTTTAGTTGTTATACCCGCAAGACACTCGTGGTTCTTGTCTCTTGTCATAAGTGTCGTTTATCAATTTGCTCTGGAGACAACAGGACTCAAGACTTTCATCCTACATAATAATGACAGAGGGAAGGACTTCCTGCATGCTAACAAGGAGGGCATCTTCTCCATAGCAGGTTATGTTGCCATCTACATGGCAGGAATCCAGGTAGGATGTTATGTCATGCAACCAAGACTTCATGTCAGAGATTGGCTCAAAGCAGTTTTGAACCTCCTGATGGGAACTCTCACTCTGTTTGCTGCTTTGTGCATATGTCAGACTTTAGTGGAGCCAGTGTCTCGCCGTTTAGCTAATCTGACTTTTTGCCTCTGGAGTGTTGCGCAATCTCTCCTTTTTGTATCGTGTCTTGGTTTAGTTGATTTGATTGTACTGTTTGTCAAAATAACATCAGGATGTCAATTTGTACCATCCTCATGGGACTCGTATTCAGGGACCCACAAAAAGAAAGATGAGATGGAAGGTTTGTGCCTTGTTCAAGCTATCAGTAGGAATCAGTTGTTATTTTTTCTGCTGTCAAATGTTTTGACGGGAGTGACCAACGCTTTAATCAACACACTTAATTGCAGTGATTTATTTTCTGtctatgtcctgctgtcttacaTGCTTACAAACTGTGCTGTTGTATATGTTTTGCATCTCGGCAGAATTACAATAAAATTTTGGTAA
- the pigw gene encoding phosphatidylinositol-glycan biosynthesis class W protein isoform X2 — MSQKDLKEAFVSNLNGTNLQEVVVGSLVTPLCILQRGIILILYHQAKGTLPLPFPQVSHLLLDFSVVVLPLVLSCTILSDHLRQVVLSFAFLLLCVLFYLYRSNRQTSLNMFLNRTVHFKQVPFVTIFRVMVNVQTAISILAVDFRVFPRRYAKTETYGTGVMDFGVGTFIFANGLVCPEARGKNVYGSKMKHIGKQLLSTWPLIVLGVARLIAVKMSDYHEHVTEYGVHWNFFFTVALVKVVTSMLLVVIPARHSWFLSLVISVVYQFALETTGLKTFILHNNDRGKDFLHANKEGIFSIAGYVAIYMAGIQVGCYVMQPRLHVRDWLKAVLNLLMGTLTLFAALCICQTLVEPVSRRLANLTFCLWSVAQSLLFVSCLGLVDLIVLFVKITSGCQFVPSSWDSYSGTHKKKDEMEGLCLVQAISRNQLLFFLLSNVLTGVTNALINTLNCSDLFSVYVLLSYMLTNCAVVYVLHLGRITIKFW; from the coding sequence ATGTCTCAGAAGGATCTGAAAGAAGCATTTGTCAGTAATCTTAATGGGACCAATTTACAGGAAGTGGTTGTGGGCTCATTAGTCACACCACTATGCATCCTCCAGCGAGGGATCATTCTGATCCTCTACCATCAAGCTAAGGGGACTCTACCTCTGCCATTTCCACAGGTTTCTCACCTACTTCTCGATTTCTCCGTAGTGGTCCTCCCCCTCGTCCTGTCATGCACCATCCTGAGCGACCATCTTCGTCAAGTCGTCTTGAGTTTTGCCTTTCTTTTGTTATGTGTGCTTTTTTACCTCTACCGCAGTAATCGGCAAACGTCTCTCAACATGTTCCTCAATCGGACTGTTCATTTTAAACAGGTTCCCTTTGTGACCATCTTTCGAGTGATGGTGAATGTGCAAACAGCTATTAGTATTTTAGCTGTTGATTTTCGAGTCTTCCCAAGGCGGTATGCGAAGACAGAAACTTATGGAACAGGTGTTATGGATTTTGGTGTTGGAACATTCATCTTTGCTAATGGTCTGGTGTGTCCAGAAGCACGTGGTAAAAATGTTTatggatccaagatgaaacatattGGAAAGCAGCTCCTCTCCACGTGGCCTCTGATTGTTCTCGGTGTAGCACGACTTATCGCTGTCAAAATGAGCGACTACCATGAACATGTGACTGAATATGGTGTCCACTGGAATTTTTTCTTCACGGTGGCCCTTGTCAAGGTTGTGACATCCATGCTTTTAGTTGTTATACCCGCAAGACACTCGTGGTTCTTGTCTCTTGTCATAAGTGTCGTTTATCAATTTGCTCTGGAGACAACAGGACTCAAGACTTTCATCCTACATAATAATGACAGAGGGAAGGACTTCCTGCATGCTAACAAGGAGGGCATCTTCTCCATAGCAGGTTATGTTGCCATCTACATGGCAGGAATCCAGGTAGGATGTTATGTCATGCAACCAAGACTTCATGTCAGAGATTGGCTCAAAGCAGTTTTGAACCTCCTGATGGGAACTCTCACTCTGTTTGCTGCTTTGTGCATATGTCAGACTTTAGTGGAGCCAGTGTCTCGCCGTTTAGCTAATCTGACTTTTTGCCTCTGGAGTGTTGCGCAATCTCTCCTTTTTGTATCGTGTCTTGGTTTAGTTGATTTGATTGTACTGTTTGTCAAAATAACATCAGGATGTCAATTTGTACCATCCTCATGGGACTCGTATTCAGGGACCCACAAAAAGAAAGATGAGATGGAAGGTTTGTGCCTTGTTCAAGCTATCAGTAGGAATCAGTTGTTATTTTTTCTGCTGTCAAATGTTTTGACGGGAGTGACCAACGCTTTAATCAACACACTTAATTGCAGTGATTTATTTTCTGtctatgtcctgctgtcttacaTGCTTACAAACTGTGCTGTTGTATATGTTTTGCATCTCGGCAGAATTACAATAAAATTTTGGTAA